A window from Lagopus muta isolate bLagMut1 chromosome 5, bLagMut1 primary, whole genome shotgun sequence encodes these proteins:
- the FHIP2A gene encoding FHF complex subunit HOOK interacting protein 2A isoform X1, with translation MFSKFTSILQHAVEALAPSLPLQEDFVYHWKAITHYYIETSDDKAPVTDTNIPSHLEQMLDILVQEENERESGETGPCMEYLLHHKILETLYTLGKADCPPGMKQQVLAFYTKLLGRIRQPLLPHINVHRPVQKLIRLCGEVLATPTENEEIQFLCIVCAKLKQDPYLVNFFLEVIQDPVLHLCRRQSKLKAMASKESTNLITEDMLKGQDSLAPDTGQPMQPEETPGTAGAEHMEKEDELPQQADDLSFSLDELNVTSSPESSTVCPNQDYNLVNSLLNLTKSPDGRIAVKACEGLMLLVSLPEPAAAKCLTQSTCLCELLTDRLASLYRALPQSLDPLDIETVEAINWGLDSYSHKEDASAFPGKRALISFLSWFDYCDQLIKEAQKIAAVAMAKAVRERFFVDVMEPQLMQTSEIGILTSTALLHRIVRQVTSDVLLQELVYFVLGEHREPETLPNINRHPLRHRLIEHCDHISDEISIMTLRMFEHLLQKPHEHILYNLVLRNLEERNYTEYKPLCQEDKDVVENGQIAGAIDLEEDPLFTDLSPDNTGAQEWLSVSPPVSPEHPKNDGKTEVHKIVNSFLCLVPDEAKSSYHVEGTGYDTYLRDAHRQFRDYCLICLRWEWPGSPRSLEKCNLEASFFEGHFLKVLFDRMGRILDQPYDVNLQVTSVLSKLSLFPHPHIHEYLLDPYINLASGCRSLFSVIVRVVGDLMVRIQRIPDFTPKLLLVRKRLLGLEPEGPVIDHMTLLEGVIVLEEFCKELAAIAFVKYHASSTP, from the exons ATGTTCTCCAAGTTCacctccatcctgcagcacgCCGTGGAGGCG CTTGCACCTTCCCTTCCATTACAAGAAGATTTTGTTTACCACTGGAAGGCAATCACTCATTACTACATAGAGACTTCAG atGACAAAGCACCTGTGACTGATACCAACATTCCTTCTCACCTGGAACAGATGCTGGATATTCTagttcaagaagaaaatgagagggaATCGGGTGAAACAGGGCCGTGTATGGAGTATTTGCTACATCACAAGATTTTGGAGACACTTTACACGCTAGGAAAAGCTGAT TGTCCTCCAGGAATGAAACAGCAAGTTTTGGCTTTTTATACAAAACTTCTTGGAAGAATACGGCAACCTCTTCTTCCCCACATCAATGTGCATAGGCCAGTGCAG AAATTGATCAGGCTGTGTGGTGAAGTTCTGGCAACACCaacagagaatgaagaaattcagtttctttgtaTAGTATGTGCAAAACTGAAGCAGGATCCATACCTGGTCAACTTTTTCCTTGAG GTCATTCAGGATCCTGTTTTGCACCTTTGCAGGAGGCAG AGTAAGTTGAAAGCAATGGCTTCCAAAGAATCAACAAACCTAATCACAGAAGACATGCTGAAAGGCCAGGACTCGTTGGCACCAGACACGGGGCAGCCCATGCAGCCTGAAGAAACgcctggcactgctggagcGGAGCACatggaaaaggaagatgagCTTCCTCAGCAGGCAGATGATCTGTCTTTCAGTCTGGATGAACTAAATGTCACATCATCACCTGAGTCCTCCACTGTTTGTCCAAATCAAGACTATAATTTAGTGAATTCTCTACTTAATCTCACCAAAAGTCCG GATGGCCGGATAGCTGtgaaggcttgtgaagggctcATGCTTTTGGTGAGCTTGCCAGAACCTGCGGCTGCCAAGTGCCTGACTCAAAGCACTTGTTTATGTGAATTGCTGACAGACAGGCTGGCCAGCCTCTACAGAGCCCTGCCTCAGTCATTGGATCCCTTAGACATTGAAACAGTGGAGGCAATTAACTGGGg TTTGGATTCCTATAGCCACAAAGAAGATGCATCTGCTTTTCCAGGGAAAAGAGCGTTGATATCATTTCTTTCATGGTTTGACTACTGTGATCAACTCATCAAAGAAGCACAAAAG attgcTGCTGTTGCTATGGCAAAAGCTGTGCGGGAACGATTTTTCGTTGATGTTATGGAACCCCAGCTGATGCAAAC CTCAGAAATTGGAATCCTCACATCAACTGCGTTATTGCATCGCATTGTTCGTCAAGTAACTTCAGATGTCCTACTGCAGGAATTAGTTTATTTTGTACTTGGAGAACACAGAGAGCCAGAAACTTTGCCAAACATCAACAGACATCCATTGCGACACAGGTTAATCGAACACTGTGATCATATTTCTGATGAG ATCAGCATAATGACTCTACGAATGTTTGAGCACCTTCTGCAAAAGCCTCATGAGCACATTCTCTATAACTTGGTTCTGAgaaatttagaagaaagaaattacacAGAGTATAAGCCACTGTGTCAAGAAGATAAAGATGTGGTAGAGAATGGGCAGATTGCAGGAGCAAT AGACCTGGAGGAAGATCCGCTGTTTACTGATCTGTCTCCAGATAACACTGGGGCTCAAGAGTGGCTCAGTGTTTCTCCACCTGTCAGTCCAGAGCATCCAAAAAATGATGGGAAGACTGAAGTTCATAAAATTGTAAATAG ttttctctgtcTTGTACCCGATGAAGCTAAGTCCTCATACCACGTGGAGGGTACGGGTTATGATACTTACCTCAGAGATGCCCACAGACAG TTCCGGGATTACTGTCTCATCTGCTTACGGTGGGAGTGGCCTGGATCTCCCAGGTCTTTGGAAAAGTGCAATTTAGAAGCGTCCTTTTTTGAAGGCCACTTCTTAAAAGTCCTCTTTGACAGAATGGGCAGGATTCTCGATCAG CCCTATGATGTAAATTTACAGGTTACTTCAGTGTTGTCCAAACTCTCCTTGTTTCCCCATCCTCATATACATGAATACCTTTTGGATCCTTACATAAACCTGGCCTCTGGCTGCAGGTCTCTTTTCTCCGTCATTGTCAGG GTGGTTGGAGACCTCATGGTTAGAATCCAGCGCATCCCAGATTTCACTCCCAAACTTCTGCTGGTCAGAAAACGCCTGCTGGGCTTGGAGCCTGAAGGGCCTGT caTTGACCACATGACATTACTAGAGGGTGTGATTGTGCTGGAAGAATTCTGCAAAGAGCTGGCAGCGATTGCATTTGTGAAGTATCATGCCTCGTCTACGCCGTAA
- the FHIP2A gene encoding FHF complex subunit HOOK interacting protein 2A isoform X2 — MFSKFTSILQHAVEALAPSLPLQEDFVYHWKAITHYYIETSDDKAPVTDTNIPSHLEQMLDILVQEENERESGETGPCMEYLLHHKILETLYTLGKADCPPGMKQQVLAFYTKLLGRIRQPLLPHINVHRPVQKLIRLCGEVLATPTENEEIQFLCIVCAKLKQDPYLVNFFLESKLKAMASKESTNLITEDMLKGQDSLAPDTGQPMQPEETPGTAGAEHMEKEDELPQQADDLSFSLDELNVTSSPESSTVCPNQDYNLVNSLLNLTKSPDGRIAVKACEGLMLLVSLPEPAAAKCLTQSTCLCELLTDRLASLYRALPQSLDPLDIETVEAINWGLDSYSHKEDASAFPGKRALISFLSWFDYCDQLIKEAQKIAAVAMAKAVRERFFVDVMEPQLMQTSEIGILTSTALLHRIVRQVTSDVLLQELVYFVLGEHREPETLPNINRHPLRHRLIEHCDHISDEISIMTLRMFEHLLQKPHEHILYNLVLRNLEERNYTEYKPLCQEDKDVVENGQIAGAIDLEEDPLFTDLSPDNTGAQEWLSVSPPVSPEHPKNDGKTEVHKIVNSFLCLVPDEAKSSYHVEGTGYDTYLRDAHRQFRDYCLICLRWEWPGSPRSLEKCNLEASFFEGHFLKVLFDRMGRILDQPYDVNLQVTSVLSKLSLFPHPHIHEYLLDPYINLASGCRSLFSVIVRVVGDLMVRIQRIPDFTPKLLLVRKRLLGLEPEGPVIDHMTLLEGVIVLEEFCKELAAIAFVKYHASSTP; from the exons ATGTTCTCCAAGTTCacctccatcctgcagcacgCCGTGGAGGCG CTTGCACCTTCCCTTCCATTACAAGAAGATTTTGTTTACCACTGGAAGGCAATCACTCATTACTACATAGAGACTTCAG atGACAAAGCACCTGTGACTGATACCAACATTCCTTCTCACCTGGAACAGATGCTGGATATTCTagttcaagaagaaaatgagagggaATCGGGTGAAACAGGGCCGTGTATGGAGTATTTGCTACATCACAAGATTTTGGAGACACTTTACACGCTAGGAAAAGCTGAT TGTCCTCCAGGAATGAAACAGCAAGTTTTGGCTTTTTATACAAAACTTCTTGGAAGAATACGGCAACCTCTTCTTCCCCACATCAATGTGCATAGGCCAGTGCAG AAATTGATCAGGCTGTGTGGTGAAGTTCTGGCAACACCaacagagaatgaagaaattcagtttctttgtaTAGTATGTGCAAAACTGAAGCAGGATCCATACCTGGTCAACTTTTTCCTTGAG AGTAAGTTGAAAGCAATGGCTTCCAAAGAATCAACAAACCTAATCACAGAAGACATGCTGAAAGGCCAGGACTCGTTGGCACCAGACACGGGGCAGCCCATGCAGCCTGAAGAAACgcctggcactgctggagcGGAGCACatggaaaaggaagatgagCTTCCTCAGCAGGCAGATGATCTGTCTTTCAGTCTGGATGAACTAAATGTCACATCATCACCTGAGTCCTCCACTGTTTGTCCAAATCAAGACTATAATTTAGTGAATTCTCTACTTAATCTCACCAAAAGTCCG GATGGCCGGATAGCTGtgaaggcttgtgaagggctcATGCTTTTGGTGAGCTTGCCAGAACCTGCGGCTGCCAAGTGCCTGACTCAAAGCACTTGTTTATGTGAATTGCTGACAGACAGGCTGGCCAGCCTCTACAGAGCCCTGCCTCAGTCATTGGATCCCTTAGACATTGAAACAGTGGAGGCAATTAACTGGGg TTTGGATTCCTATAGCCACAAAGAAGATGCATCTGCTTTTCCAGGGAAAAGAGCGTTGATATCATTTCTTTCATGGTTTGACTACTGTGATCAACTCATCAAAGAAGCACAAAAG attgcTGCTGTTGCTATGGCAAAAGCTGTGCGGGAACGATTTTTCGTTGATGTTATGGAACCCCAGCTGATGCAAAC CTCAGAAATTGGAATCCTCACATCAACTGCGTTATTGCATCGCATTGTTCGTCAAGTAACTTCAGATGTCCTACTGCAGGAATTAGTTTATTTTGTACTTGGAGAACACAGAGAGCCAGAAACTTTGCCAAACATCAACAGACATCCATTGCGACACAGGTTAATCGAACACTGTGATCATATTTCTGATGAG ATCAGCATAATGACTCTACGAATGTTTGAGCACCTTCTGCAAAAGCCTCATGAGCACATTCTCTATAACTTGGTTCTGAgaaatttagaagaaagaaattacacAGAGTATAAGCCACTGTGTCAAGAAGATAAAGATGTGGTAGAGAATGGGCAGATTGCAGGAGCAAT AGACCTGGAGGAAGATCCGCTGTTTACTGATCTGTCTCCAGATAACACTGGGGCTCAAGAGTGGCTCAGTGTTTCTCCACCTGTCAGTCCAGAGCATCCAAAAAATGATGGGAAGACTGAAGTTCATAAAATTGTAAATAG ttttctctgtcTTGTACCCGATGAAGCTAAGTCCTCATACCACGTGGAGGGTACGGGTTATGATACTTACCTCAGAGATGCCCACAGACAG TTCCGGGATTACTGTCTCATCTGCTTACGGTGGGAGTGGCCTGGATCTCCCAGGTCTTTGGAAAAGTGCAATTTAGAAGCGTCCTTTTTTGAAGGCCACTTCTTAAAAGTCCTCTTTGACAGAATGGGCAGGATTCTCGATCAG CCCTATGATGTAAATTTACAGGTTACTTCAGTGTTGTCCAAACTCTCCTTGTTTCCCCATCCTCATATACATGAATACCTTTTGGATCCTTACATAAACCTGGCCTCTGGCTGCAGGTCTCTTTTCTCCGTCATTGTCAGG GTGGTTGGAGACCTCATGGTTAGAATCCAGCGCATCCCAGATTTCACTCCCAAACTTCTGCTGGTCAGAAAACGCCTGCTGGGCTTGGAGCCTGAAGGGCCTGT caTTGACCACATGACATTACTAGAGGGTGTGATTGTGCTGGAAGAATTCTGCAAAGAGCTGGCAGCGATTGCATTTGTGAAGTATCATGCCTCGTCTACGCCGTAA